Proteins from one Penicillium digitatum chromosome 2, complete sequence genomic window:
- a CDS encoding Acyl-CoA dehydrogenase, N-terminal: protein MSASSRIPPIALPFVSEQARRTLDLVEEFVEKDCIPADTVFAAQLGEGEKRWTTTPAVLENLKEKAKKLGLWNMFLPKNHFTQGAGFSNLEYGLMAELLGKSKVASEATNNSAPDTGNMEVLAKYGNDAQKKQWLAPLLEGKIRSAFLMTEPDVASSDATNIELNIRREGNEYVLNGSKWWSSGAGDSRCAVYLVMGKTDATNPDTYKQQSVILVPAGLPGITVHRMLTVYGYDDAPHGHGHITFTDVRVPAANIVLGEGRGFEIIQGRLGPGRIHHAMRTIGAAERALEWLIARVNDERKMTFGKPLVAHGVILEWIAKSRIEIDAARFVVLNAAIKIDQGDAKSALKEIAQAKILVPQTALTIIDRAVQAYGAAGVCQDTPLASLWAGIRTLRIADGPDEVHLQQLGTRENKSRKDAVTAKLNWQREEADRLLAASGLKPKSHL, encoded by the exons ATGTCTGCTTCTTCTCGTATACCACCTATCGCCCTGCCATTCGTCAGTGAACAGGCCAGGCGGACGCTTGATTTG GTCGAGGAATTTGTTGAAAAAGACTGCATCCCTGCCGACACCGTCTTCGCCGCCCAGCTTGGCGAAGGAGAGAAGCGATGGACTACCACCCCAGCCGTCTTGGAGAACCTGAaagagaaggccaagaagctTGGCCTATGGAACATGTTCCTGCCTAAGAACCACTTCACTCAGGGTGCTGGATTCTCAAATCTGGAATACGGATTGATGGCCGAGTTGCTCGGCAAGAGTAAGGTTGCCTCGGAG GCTACTAACAATTCTGCCCCAGATACCGGCAATATGGAAGTACTCGCCAAGTACGGCAATGACGCACAAAAGAAGCAGTGGCTTGCACCCCTCCTGGAGGGCAAGATCCGCTCTGCTTTCCTGATGACTGAGCCAGACGTTGCATCTAGCGATGCGACAAATATTGAACTGAACATCCGTCGAGAGGGCAATGAATACGTCTTAAATGGCTCG AAATGGTGGTCCTCCGGCGCCGGCGATTCCCGCTGCGCAGTTTACCTCGTCATGGGCAAGACCGATGCCACAAACCCAGACACCTACAAGCAGCAATCCGTCATCCTTGTCCCAGCCGGACTCCCTGGCATCACAGTGCACCGCATGTTGACAGTATACGGATACGATGATGCCCCCCACGGCCACGGCCACATTACATTCACGGACGTGCGTGTCCCCGCAGCAAACATAGTCCTCGGCGAAGGTCGCGGCTTCGAGATTATCCAGGGCCGTCTCGGACCCGGTCGCATTCACCACGCTATGCGGACGATTGGTGCTGCGGAGCGTGCTCTTGAGTGGCTGATTGCCCGCGTCAACGACGAGCGCAAGATGACCTTCGGTAAGCCTTTGGTTGCGCACGGTGTCATCCTCGAGTGGATTGCCAAGTCGCGGATTGAAATCGATGCTGCCCGTTTCGTTGTCTTGAACGCTGCTATCAAGATCGATCAGGGTGATGCCAAGAGCGCGCTGAAGGAGATCGCTCAGGCTAAAATTCTCGTTCCCCAGACGGCGCTTACTATCATTGACCGTGCTGTTCAGGCTTATGGTGCGGCCGGTGTTTGTCAGGATACTCCGCTTGCGTCTTTGTGGGCTGGCATTCGTACTCTGCGCATTGCCGATGGTCCTGATGAGGTTCACTTGCAGCAACTGGGTACGCGCGAGAACAAGTCTCGCAAGGATGCGGTTACTGCTAAGTTGAACTGGCAGCGCGAGGAGGCTGATCGCTTGCTTGCTGCTTCTGGGCTCAAGCCTAAGAGTCATCTTTGA
- a CDS encoding Spo12 has protein sequence MDATTQAQPLADRSTNTPLTSTSDKTEKGSDISSLEYHRQVLQDKVTNEEQPNSYVSPSDDIMSPCTKKLSDIKGKRFKNAGKPQSLFAKLGKKSYEQSSAEQGRTEN, from the exons ATGGATGCCACCACACAAGCTCAGCCTCTGGCCGACCGCTCAACCAACACCCCCCTCACCAGTACAAGCGACAAGACCGAGAAGGGCTCAGACATCTCATCATTGGAGTACCACCGCCAGGTTCTGCAGGACAAAGTAACGAACGAGGA ACAACCAAACTCGTACGTCTCACCCTCGGACGATATCATGAGCCCCTGCACCAAGAAGTTGAGCGATATCAAGGGCAAGCGGTTTAAGAA TGCCGGCAAGCCCCAGTCCCTGTTCGCTAAGCTCGGTAAGAAGAGCTACGAACAATCTTCAGCCGAGCAGGGCCGGACTGAAAACTAA
- a CDS encoding Ribosome biogenesis GTPase Lsg1, putative, translating to MVLAKSKKSVGLGASLMNDRFGKGKASSQKKVSHNNAIQRTGVNGETYVTNEAKEASWVKMRSITEQAALDEFLSTAELAGTDFTAEKINNVKIIHSDQKNPFLLTPTEEKKAFIKHQKNKDRLTVPRRPKWDQSTTRNELETMEKQSLLDWRRGLAELVESHDLLMTPFERNLEVWRQLWRVIERSDLIVQIVDARNPLQFRSEDLESYVKEIDPRKQNLLLVNKADMLSLKQREAWAEYFEKNNINFRFFSAHLAKEKNEALALQEEGNDSDAELAQSVQKINVHATEDDGYKKEETVEEERAKLADPRRSLGPHILDTEELEELFLANSPESLPHDDESGETKRKTTIGLVGYPNVGKSSTINALLGAKKVSVSATPGKTKHFQTLYLSPEIMLCDCPGLVFPNFATTKAELVVNGVLPIDQQREFTGPAGIVAKRIPKHFIEQVYGVKLRMRPIEEGGTGVPTASEILRAYARARGFSTQGIGQPDESRAARYVLKDYINGKLLWVNPPPVAEDETPIDTVEFNSDLYDLAHLPERRRAQLTQAKVGKHSAVADVAAGSAGDVDLESPSGLTKISVEPELGRVSRNLDTGFFGSETGPSAGRLTLPFQSRYTQQGQEMRKAPTGRKERMMVALERGVDVSEVKGNIGSKKHFKANKRLAKSKRNNPEDDDY from the coding sequence ATGGTTTTGGCTAAATCCAAGAAATCGGTGGGACTGGGTGCCAGTCTCATGAACGATCGGTTCGGAAAGGGTAAAGCATCATCTCAGAAGAAGGTCTCTCACAACAATGCCATCCAGCGCACAGGTGTCAATGGGGAAACCTACGTCACCAACGAGGCAAAGGAGGCCTCATGGGTCAAGATGCGCAGTATCACCGAACAGGCAGCGCTCGACGAATTCCTGAGTACCGCTGAACTGGCCGGAACGGACTTCACCGCTGAAAAAATCAACAACGTCAAGATCATCCACTCCGATCAGAAGAACCCCTTTCTTCTCACCCCCaccgaagagaagaaggctTTCATTAAGCACCAGAAGAACAAGGACCGCCTCACTGTTCCCCGACGACCCAAGTGGGACCAGTCCACAACTCGAAATGAACTAGAAACGATGGAGAAACAAAGTCTGTTGGACTGGCGACGAGGACTGGCTGAGCTGGTTGAGAGCCATGATCTGCTGATGACCCCATTCGAGCGCAACTTGGAGGTCTGGCGCCAGTTGTGGCGTGTTATTGAGCGGTCCGATCTTATCGTGCAGATTGTCGATGCGCGAAACCCGTTGCAGTTCCGGTCGGAGGATTTGGAGAGTTATGTCAAGGAGATTGATCCTCGAAAGCAGAACTTGCTGTTGGTTAACAAGGCCGATATGTTGAGTCTGAAGCAAAGAGAAGCTTGGGCTGAGTACTTTGAGAAGAACAACATCAACTTCCGTTTCTTCTCTGCTCACCTCGCCAAAGAGAAGAACGAGGCCCTCGCTTTGCAGGAGGAAGGAAATGACTCTGATGCTGAACTTGCTCAGTCGGTGCAAAAGATCAACGTGCATGCTACCGAGGATGATGGATACAAGAAGGAGGAGACAGTAGAGGAAGAAAGAGCTAAGCTTGCCGACCCTCGGCGTTCACTTGGGCCACATATTCTGGACACTGAAGAGCTGGAAGAGCTATTCTTGGCCAACTCGCCAGAATCACTACCGCACGATGACGAGTCTGGCGAAACCAAGCGGAAGACCACAATCGGTCTGGTCGGTTACCCCAACGTGGGTAAGTCTAGTACCATCAACGCCCTACTCGGTGCGAAGAAGGTCTCTGTCTCTGCCACACCAGGTAAGACCAAGCATTTCCAGACTCTCTATCTCTCCCCCGAGATTATGCTTTGCGATTGTCCCGGTCTTGTGTTTCCCAACTTCGCCACCACCAAGGCCGAGTTGGTCGTCAATGGTGTGCTACCCATCGACCAGCAGCGTGAGTTCACCGGTCCCGCCGGTATTGTCGCCAAGCGTATCCCCAAGCATTTCATTGAGCAGGTATACGGTGTCAAACTCAGAATGCGTCCCATCGAAGAGGGCGGCACTGGCGTCCCCACTGCCAGCGAAATTCTGCGTGCCTATGCTCGCGCCCGCGGTTTCTCCACTCAGGGTATTGGTCAGCCCGACGAGTCCCGCGCCGCACGATACGTTCTGAAGGATTATATCAATGGCAAGCTTCTCTGGGTCAACCCTCCCCCAGTCGCCGAGGACGAAACTCCAATCGACACCGTTGAGTTCAATAGCGATCTATACGACCTCGCCCATCTCCCCGAGAGACGCCGGGCTCAGCTTACACAAGCCAAGGTTGGAAAGCACTCCGCTGTAGCAGATGTCGCTGCAGGGTCCGCTGGTGACGTCGACTTGGAGAGCCCCTCTGGCCTAACCAAGATTTCCGTCGAGCCGGAGCTCGGTCGCGTCTCGCGCAACCTTGATACTGGCTTTTTCGGCTCAGAAACAGGCCCGTCTGCTGGCCGTCTGACCCTCCCCTTCCAGTCTCGGTACACCCAACAGGGCCAGGAGATGCGCAAGGCGCCAACCGGCCGCAAGGAGCGCATGATGGTTGCTCTTGAGCGTGGCGTGGATGTCTCTGAGGTGAAGGGCAACATCGGCTCGAAGAAACACTTCAAAGCAAACAAGCGCCTGGCCAAGAGCAAGCGCAACAACCCTGAGGATGACGACTACTAA
- a CDS encoding NADH-ubiquinone oxidoreductase subunit B17.2, putative, whose amino-acid sequence MSTILRTLRNLRRVGFKDAAHQMQNIGDTKAGTLIGIDGFGNKYFENLQELPLRTRWVDYKEAEYDTSHIEPGWHAWIAYAVDGPPTADKVMQSGFRPWELSEHRANPTMSRAAFKTYSTTRPKITAWTPTAAPR is encoded by the exons ATGTCGACGATTTTGAGGACGCTGCGCAACCTTCGCCGGGTCGGCTTCAAG GATGCCGCCCACCAGATGCAG AACATTG GTGATACCAAGGCCGGAACTCTGATCGGAATCGACGGCTTCGGAAACAAATACTTTGAGAACTTGCAGGAATTGCCCC TCCGAACACGATGGGTCGACTACAAGGAGGCCGAATACGATACATCCCACATTGAGCCTGGCTG GCACGCCTGGATTGCCTACGCCGTTGACGGACCCCCAACCGCCGACAAGGTCATGCAGTCCGGTTTCCGTCCCTGGGAACTGTCCGAGCACCGCGCCAACCCAACTATGAGCCGCGCTGCATTCAAGACTTACTCCAC CACCCGGCCCAAGATCACTGCTTGGACTCCCACCGCTGCTCCGCGGTAG
- a CDS encoding CDP-diacylglycerol-glycerol-3-phosphate 3-phosphatidyltransferase, which yields MDVPIQKTLDLGYLDMFGRIRGQTLRDAGRRPVACRRLCARQFSAHTVPGATTAASAPSPLAAITAELDRIAPRFSVPASQIHIIDSPANFYSTLKNKIRNARRRIYLSTLYIGKTEYDLVDTLSQALRGNPDLKVSILTDALRGTRETPNPSCASLLCSLVEEYGPERVEIRMFHTPNLTGLKKKWIPSRINEGWGLQHMKLYGIDDEIILSGANLSEEYFTSRLDRYHVFDSKVLTEYYAGIHHAICSLSFQVLPDPRNKSSYILDWPATNKLPSPLDDPQNFIAYSSTFLSPIIQASDNKPLLPSSSSQTYVYPVSQFTSLMQPDDTSTEYPAVTTILHLLSSSSVFAGARWLFTAGYFNMHPVFSSLLISSTTTATKTPTTTKGTVLTASPWANGFFGSSGISGMLPAAYTHLSARFLDRVAEAHATESVKLKEWRKGTVGTPGGWTYHAKGLWITLPREEHPSLTFVGSSNYTKRSYSLDLESGAVVVTNDPGLKQKLGEETERLQKDASPVSRDDLMRTERRVGWNVRLSMWIVEKVGGAF from the exons ATGGATGTCCCGATTCAGAAAACCCTCGACCTCGGATATTTAGACATGTTCGGTCGCATAAGAGGGCAGACGCTCCGTGACGCTGGGCGTCGCCCAGTCGCGTGTCGGAGACTGTGTGCTCGCCAATTTTCTGCGCATACAGTTCCAGGCGCTACGACTGCAGCATCCGCTCCTTCACCTCTAGCAGCCATCACCGCGGAGCTAGACCGTATTGCTCCCCGATTCTCGGTGCCTGCGTCTCAGATTCATATCATTGACTCTCCAGCCAATTTTTACTCTACGTTGAAG AATAAAATCCGCAATGCCCGGCGGCGCATTTACCTCTCTACACTGTACATCGGCAAGACTGAATACGACCTTGTCGACACCTTGAGCCAAGCTCTCCGCGGTAACCCAGATCTGAAAGTTTCAATTCTCACAGATGCTCTGCGCGGTACACGAGAGACTCCGAATCCTTCATGCGCATCACTTCTTTGTTCTTTGGTTGAAGAGTACGGACCCGAACGAGTCGAGATTCGGATGTTCCATACTCCCAATTTGACAGGTCTAAAAAAGAAATGGATCCCCTCCCGCATCAACGAAGGCTGGGGCTTGCAGCACATGAAGTTGTACGGGATAGACGATGAGATCATTCTGTCGGG AGCAAACTTATCTGAGGAATACTTCACCAGCCGTCTAGATCGATACCATGTGTTCGACTCCAAGGTGCTGACCGAATACTACGCTGGAATCCACCATGCAATCTGCAGTCTTAGCTTCCAGGTGCTGCCGGACCCTCGAAACAAATCTAGCTATATTTTGGACTGGCCCGCCACAAATAAATTACCCTCTCCTCTTGATGATCCCCAGAATTTCATCGCATATTCCTCGACATTCTTGAGCCCGATCATTCAGGCTTCTGATAACAAACCTCTACTTCCCTCCTCATCAAGTCAAACCTACGTATACCCTGTGTCGCAGTTTACTTCTCTCATGCAACCTGATGACACTTCTACCGAATACCCTGCCGTGACGACTATTCTCCATCTCCTGTCGAGCTCATCAGTCTTTGCCGGTGCCCGCTGGCTCTTCACAGCAGGGTACTTCAACATGCACCCTGTTTTTTCCTCCCTCCTAATTTCCAGCACGACCACCGCTACGAAGACTCCTACTACCACGAAAGGCACCGTTCTGACGGCCTCGCCCTGGGCAAATGGATTCTTTGGTTCTTCTGGAATCTCGGGGATGCTACCAGCCGCATATACACATCTCTCTGCCCGCTTCCTTGATCGCGTCGCCGAGGCACACGCCACCGAATCTGTTAAACTGAAGGAATGGCGCAAGGGCACTGTTGGTACGCCAGGCGGATGGACCTACCATGCCAAAGGTCTGTGGATTACACTGCCGCGCGAGGAACACCCCAGCCTCACGTTCGTCGGTAGCAGCAACTACACGAAGCGCAGCTACAGCCTTGACCTTGAATCCGGTGCGGTGGTCGTGACGAACGATCCAGGTCTTAAGCAGAAGCTGGGTGAAGAGACGGAGCGGCTTCAGAAAGATGCCAGCCCTGTCTCGAGAGATGACCTGATGCGAACTGAAAGACGAGTCGGATGGAATGTAAGACTTTCCATGTGGATTGTAGAGAAGGTTGGCGGCGCCTTCTAA
- a CDS encoding Low-temperature viability protein ltv1 — protein sequence MPPKQWIDKKNASKFQLVHRSQNDPLIHDTSADDRFLYQVGGPAPEPASSSASTTSKKILPNLFDLQSEYGDSARKNEGEAANYGVYYDDSSYDYMQHLRELGSGNGDAYFVEAKAEKAKGRAGRGMKLEDALRQVSLVDKDTYSQGASASPSLYGSQYGDMRSTASSYVRKPTYQDQQNVPDAIAGFKPDMDPRLREVLEALEDEAFVEEGDADGIFGELTANAEEIDEGDWEDSLFDHDVEDDGWESDATEKAPVQPHSTGAHRSMDDELPEEPANSTMEPGEMPEHDKPAPDMQPTDQSWMSEFAKFKKDAKAGNAPAPAAPTIAASQTMASTVFTAGGTPIRRKKRKGALTNPSAYSMTSSALARTAGHRLLDDRFDKVEQLYSLDEEDEYDDSMSMISGMTGATDMTGMTGMSTASSQAPSLVDGNGEAVYSRSTFNNVMDDFLSSWDPNTSGQAKRHGAKHKRGRNGNEAIGIRMLDEVRSGLGPARILEKSKVSGRA from the exons ATGCCGCCCAAACAGTGGAT TGACAAGAAGAACGCGAGCAAATTCCAGCTCGTTCACCGGTCTCAAAATGACCCGTTGATCCACGATACCAGTGCGGACGACCGTTTCCTCTACCAGGTCGGAGGTCCCGCGCCTGAGCCCGCATCGTCTTCCGCATCGACCACCTCGAAGAAGATATTACCAAATTTATTTGACCTTCAGTCCGAATACGGTGACAGTGCTCGCAAAAATGAGGGCGAGGCTGCCAATTACGGCGTCTATTACGATGACTCCAGCTACGATTACATGCAGCATCTCCGCGAGCTAGGAAGCGGCAATGGAGATGCGTACTTTGTCGAAgccaaggccgagaaggctAAGGGTAGGGCTGGTCGTGGGATGAAGCTGGAAGATGCGCTGCGACAAGTCTCGCTCGTGGATAAAGATACTTATAGTCAGGGCGCATCCGCTAGTCCCAGCCTTTATGGCTCTCAATATGGCGACATGCGCTCAACTGCTTCGTCATATGTCCGCAAGCCAACCTATCAGGACCAGCAGAACGTCCCAGACGCAATTGCTGGATTCAAGCCTGACATGGACCCGCGCCTGCGAGAGGTAttggaggcgctggaggacgAAGCGTTCGTGGAGGAGGGCGACGCCGATGGAATCTTTGGCGAATTAACAGCCAATGCAGAGGAAATAGACGAGGGTGATTGGGAGGATTCTCTGTTCGATCACGATGTCGAAGATGACGGATGGGAGTCGGATGCCACGGAGAAAGCGCCCGTACAGCCTCACAGCACTGGGGCTCATCGCTCAATGGACGACGAACTACCAGAGGAGCCTGCGAATTCAACAATGGAACCCGGGGAGATGCCAGAACACGATAAGCCGGCTCCTGATATGCAGCCCACTGATCAGAGCTGGATGAGCGAGTTCGCCAAATTCAAGAAAGATGCTAAAGCCGGCAATGCTCCCGCACCGGCTGCACCCACAATCGCAGCATCGCAGACTATGGCTTCGACCGTCTTCACTGCTGGCGGAACGCCGATTCGCCGGAAAAAGCGCAAGGGTGCTCTGACTAACCCGTCTGCGTACTCGATGACGTCGTCTGCCCTGGCTCGTACTGCAGGCCACCGTCTCCTTGACGATAGATTTGATAAAGTTGAGCAGCTCTACTCTCttgacgaggaagacgaaTACGATGACAGCATGTCTATGATCAGTGGAATGACAGGTGCAACCGACATGACGGGCATGACGGGCATGTCCACCGCATCATCCCAGGCCCCTAGTCTGGTTGATGGTAATGGGGAAGCCGTTTACAGCCGCAGCACCTTCAACAACGTCATGGACGACTTCCTCTCCAGCTGGGACCCCAACACCAGTGGACAGGCGAAGCGACACGGTGCCAAGCACAAGCGTGGCAGGAATGGCAATGAGGCCATTGGCATCAGAATGCTCGATGAGGTGCGATCCGGTCTCGGCCCAGCTCGAATCCTAGAGAAGAGCAAAGTCTCTGGAAGAGCTTAG
- a CDS encoding Sad1/UNC-like, C-terminal: MLTAGRSLTSWIYLASIILALCPNALSNATGQPPSNTAQGALSTTLVTRCPAKSIRQTEAELFHLPPCLETRWGPGRDMYLASTSPDPSAAANDPVIDRSGVSSGTTEDTARTTVDQNAEQDQDTDSLLDSASFLSFEDWKKQNLAKVGQSAENVGGGRRAATVGKEDRRQPAGINNALDSLGDDSEIELDFGGFGAETPEASPTAWGSHIPSGEARQAGGADMRGNVDVHGQGALQRDASRRKDAGTTCKERFNYASFDCAATVLKTNPECKGSSSVLIENKDSYMLNECRAQNKFLILELCDDILVDTVVLANYEFFSSIFHTFRVSVSDRYPAKPDQWKELGIYEARNTREVQAFAVENSLIWARYLRVEFLTHYGHEFFCPVSLIRVHGTTMMEEYKHGESSDRAEVEELEASEANQLLEELEIKPVEVLIEKFIPAVESSLTEGEICPSPLSEAASPFAKHNDTDICDINDGLSATTIPSTSGTTDQTYPPPKQNSTAAVGGSPSATHAGPPAPPKAEDTRKQGEPAKYAVTAPDASSVSPESAHDNATSEAIGKATTNAKEEHNSPPPESTRPTNTQPPSANPTTQESFYKSVHKRLQMLESNSTLSLLYIEEQSRILRDAFNKVEKRQLAKTSTFLENLNVTVLTGLKEFRDQYDHIWKSVALEFEHQRMQYHQEVHSLSGQLGVLADELVFQKRVTVIQSIMVLCCFALALFSRGSGSSYMEFPAVQRMVARSSSLRSSSPIFASPSASPGSTRPTPSSYRGNSGHVRNLSDSSNQDSAASPTAAYSPLTPTSSSLERDVEDTDKVEEPASPGPMSVPTLATPQPRSQSTPPVLNGRPVDLDMTTPANVDLVTNPNNPWSPEL; the protein is encoded by the coding sequence ATGTTGACCGCGGgccggtctttgacttcCTGGATATACCTTGCCTCGATCATTCTGGCTCTTTGCCCCAACGCACTCTCCAATGCGACTGGCCAGCCACCCTCCAACACTGCGCAGGGTGCCCTTTCCACGACACTAGTGACAAGATGTCCGGCGAAGAGTATCCGGCAAACAGAGGCAGAGCTCTTTCACCTGCCACCATGTCTAGAGACGCGCTGGGGACCGGGTCGCGATATGTACCTTGCTTCGACATCACCCGATCCAAGTGCGGCAGCCAACGACCCGGTCATTGATAGATCTGGTGTCTCGAGCGGGACCACAGAAGATACAGCTCGAACGACCGTAGACCAGAACGCAGAGCAGGACCAAGATACAGACTCGCTATTAGACAGTGCTAGTTTCCTCTCATTTGAGGACTGGAAGAAACAGAACCTAGCGAAGGTCGGGCAATCAGCTGAGAATGTTGGAGGTGGCAGACGTGCCGCGACGGTTGGAAAGGAAGACCGTCGGCAGCCGGCGGGAATCAATAACGCTTTGGATTCCCTCGGCGACGATTCAGAGATCGAGTTGGACTTTGGCGGATTCGGTGCTGAGACGCCCGAGGCTAGTCCTACCGCTTGGGGCTCGCATATCCCGTCAGGCGAGGCCAGGCAGGCAGGGGGCGCGGATATGAGAGGCAATGTGGATGTTCACGGGCAAGGTGCGCTCCAGAGGGATGCGTCGCGCCGTAAGGATGCCGGCACTACTTGCAAGGAGCGGTTCAACTATGCTTCCTTTGACTGCGCGGCAACGGTACTGAAGACGAATCCTGAATGCAAGGGCTCCTCTTCTGTACtcatcgagaacaaggaCAGCTATATGCTCAATGAGTGTCGCGCTCAGAACAAATTTCTCATCCTGGAACTGTGCGATGATATTTTGGTTGACACGGTTGTCCTTGCCAACTATGAGTTCTTCAGCTCTATCTTCCACACATTCCGGGTTAGTGTCTCGGATCGGTATCCCGCGAAACCAGACCAATGGAAAGAACTTGGGATCTACGAGGCACGCAACACTCGTGAGGTGCAAGCTTTCGCAGTAGAAAACTCGCTGATTTGGGCTCGATATCTTCGAGTTGAGTTCCTTACGCATTATGGGCATGAGTTCTTTTGCCCGGTAAGCTTAATTCGGGTGCATGGTACCACCATGATGGAAGAATACAAGCATGGCGAGAGCTCTGATCGCGCTGAGGTTGAGGAGTTAGAGGCCAGTGAAGCCAATCAACTGCTCGAAGAACTGGAAATTAAGCCTGTCGAGGTGCTAATCGAGAAATTCATTCCTGCGGTGGAATCTAGCCTTACAGAGGGTGAGATCTGTCCAAGCCCTCTATCAGAGGCCGCATCCCCTTTTGCGAAACATAACGATACGGATATCTGCGACATCAATGATGGGCTGTCTGCTACTACAATTCCGTCGACGTCAGGCACAACGGATCAGACCTATCCACCACCAAAACAGAACTCTACTGCTGCTGTCGGAGGTAGTCCCTCCGCCACCCACGCTGGACCACCCGCTCCTCCAAAAGCCGAGGATACCCGGAAGCAGGGTGAGCCTGCCAAATATGCCGTGACTGCCCCGGATGCTTCTAGCGTATCTCCGGAGTCCGCTCATGACAATGCCACATCCGAGGCCATCGGGAAAGCCACTACCAATGCCAAGGAAGAGCATAACAGTCCTCCCCCAGAGTCTACGAGGCCTACAAACACTCAACCGCCATCTGCAAACCCCACAACCCAAGAATCCTTCTACAAATCCGTCCACAAGCGGCTCCAGATGCTTGAGTCGAACTCAACCTTGTCTCTTCTCTACATCGAAGAACAATCCCGCATCTTGCGTGATGCGTTCAACAAGGTCGAGAAGCGGCAGCTAGCAAAGACATCTACCTTCCTTGAAAACCTCAACGTAACTGTTCTCACTGGATTAAAAGAATTCCGCGATCAGTATGACCACATCTGGAAGTCCGttgctcttgaatttgaGCACCAGCGCATGCAGTACCATCAAGAAGTCCACTCCCTAAGTGGCCAGCTCGGAGTCCTCGCAGACGAACTAGTTTTCCAGAAGAGAGTCACCGTGATCCAGAGTATCATGGTCCTTTGCTGCTTTGCCCTCGCCCTGTTCTCACGGGGATCGGGAAGCAGCTACATGGAATTCCCTGCGGTCCAAAGAATGGTCGCTCGGTCCTCTAGTCTGCGGTCTTCATCTCCAATTTTTGCCTCTCCGTCGGCTAGCCCGGGGTCGACACGCCCAACTCCGTCCTCATACCGCGGGAACAGTGGCCATGTTAGGAATCTGTCTGACTCGTCTAACCAAGATAGCGCTGCTAGTCCGACCGCGGCCTACTCCCCGCTGACTCCTACGTCCTCTTCTCTAGAAAGAGATGTTGAGGATACGGACAAGGTAGAAGAACCTGCGTCTCCCGGGCCCATGTCTGTGCCTACTCTGGCAACACCACAACCCCGTTCTCAGAGTACGCCGCCTGTATTGAACGGGCGCCCCGTTGACCTGGATATGACTACACCGGCTAATGTTGACCTGGTAACCAACCCCAACAATCCATGGTCACCGGAGCTGTGA